One genomic window of bacterium includes the following:
- the xdh gene encoding selenium-dependent xanthine dehydrogenase — protein sequence MEFTLNGRQVSLEARKGASLLEVLREQCGLTSMKDGCAPEGSCGACTVLLDGRAVVSCAQPAERAAGRQVTTLEGLPEEHRAQWADCFVASGASQCGFCTPGIVMKAESLLDRNPDPSREEIARALAGNLCRCTGYIKIIDAISYAAGARRGEPVPAPDRSGKVGSRTARYQGRDLVLGQKPFVADMRVPGMLHGAVRWSDHPRAKVLRIDVSRACAHPGVVAVATWRDVPGERRVGLIFSDWRQFVAEGEVTNYVGDILAVVAAESRAAARAAAALIEVEYEVLPPVTDPFEALAEGAPVVHEMGNLLSVTKVQRGDAGAALAGAAFVAGETFRTQSIEHAFLEPEACLAVPSGDGGVHFFSQGQGIWEDRRQVASVLALPEERVRVTLVSSGGGFGGKEDLSVQAHASLLAVMTGRPVMLALSRRESIRFHPKRHPMTMEYTVGCDEAGRLLAVRARIVGDTGAYASVGDKVLERAAGHACGPYRVPNVDVESRAVFTNNPPAGAMRGFGVNQVSFAMEAMMDTLALRVGIDRWEIRWRNALDVGDVFATGQKLGPGVGLKKTLLAVRDAFRSARYAGIACAVKNTGIGNGLTEYGRAVLRVEEGGTVTVFHSWTEMGQGVHTILQQVACEELGLTPDRVAVAVDTVRELGTGETTASRATVLGGLAVIEAAKRLRAALGGGHLGGGRLGGGRSGDARLESLAGQEFYGETVIDWTSKPTPGVEDQVTHFAYGWATQVAILDDDGRVARVIAAHDVGRVMNPTLLEGQIEGSVHMGMGYALSEELVLEGGVPVTDTLKSLGIVPAVGMPAVECIFVEEFQPEGPYGAKGVGEIGNIPTAAAIAGALWSYDGIRRTRLPMKDSPAARGFVPKRARPGRVEGV from the coding sequence GTGGAGTTCACGCTCAACGGACGGCAGGTCTCGCTGGAAGCCCGCAAGGGCGCGAGCCTGCTGGAGGTGCTCCGCGAGCAGTGCGGCCTGACCTCGATGAAGGACGGGTGCGCACCGGAGGGCTCCTGCGGCGCGTGCACGGTGCTCCTGGATGGCAGGGCGGTGGTATCGTGCGCCCAGCCGGCGGAGAGGGCCGCCGGACGGCAGGTCACCACGCTTGAAGGACTGCCCGAGGAGCACCGCGCGCAGTGGGCGGACTGCTTCGTCGCCTCCGGCGCGTCCCAGTGCGGATTCTGTACACCGGGCATCGTGATGAAGGCCGAATCCCTGCTGGACCGTAATCCCGATCCCTCTCGCGAGGAGATCGCCAGGGCCCTGGCCGGCAACCTCTGCCGGTGCACCGGCTACATCAAGATCATTGACGCCATCAGCTACGCCGCCGGGGCGCGGCGCGGGGAACCGGTTCCTGCGCCCGATCGCAGCGGCAAGGTGGGATCGCGCACCGCGCGGTACCAGGGTCGAGATCTGGTGCTGGGCCAGAAGCCGTTCGTGGCCGACATGCGCGTACCCGGCATGCTCCACGGCGCCGTGCGGTGGTCCGATCACCCTCGGGCAAAGGTATTGCGCATTGACGTATCGAGGGCATGCGCCCATCCCGGCGTCGTCGCGGTGGCCACCTGGCGCGACGTGCCTGGAGAGCGCCGGGTGGGCCTGATCTTCAGCGACTGGCGGCAGTTCGTGGCCGAGGGCGAGGTCACAAACTACGTCGGGGACATCCTGGCGGTCGTCGCGGCCGAGTCCAGGGCCGCCGCCCGCGCGGCCGCGGCCCTCATCGAGGTGGAGTACGAGGTACTGCCCCCGGTCACCGATCCGTTCGAGGCGCTGGCCGAGGGCGCCCCGGTGGTCCACGAAATGGGCAACCTGCTCTCCGTGACGAAGGTGCAGCGCGGCGACGCGGGCGCGGCGCTCGCAGGCGCTGCGTTCGTAGCCGGGGAGACTTTCCGCACCCAATCCATCGAGCACGCGTTTCTCGAGCCGGAGGCCTGCCTGGCAGTGCCTTCCGGCGACGGCGGCGTGCACTTCTTCTCGCAGGGGCAGGGCATCTGGGAGGACCGCCGGCAGGTGGCATCGGTGCTCGCGCTCCCTGAGGAAAGGGTCCGGGTCACGCTGGTTTCCAGCGGCGGCGGCTTCGGCGGCAAGGAGGATCTGAGCGTCCAGGCGCACGCCTCACTGCTGGCCGTGATGACCGGTCGGCCGGTGATGCTGGCGCTGTCACGGCGGGAGAGCATCCGGTTCCATCCCAAGCGCCATCCCATGACCATGGAGTACACGGTCGGCTGCGACGAGGCGGGACGCCTGCTCGCGGTGCGCGCGCGGATCGTGGGGGACACCGGCGCCTACGCCAGCGTCGGGGACAAAGTCCTGGAGCGGGCGGCGGGCCACGCCTGCGGCCCATACCGCGTGCCGAACGTGGACGTCGAGTCAAGGGCGGTCTTCACCAACAACCCGCCCGCCGGCGCCATGCGCGGGTTCGGGGTCAACCAAGTCAGCTTCGCGATGGAAGCGATGATGGACACACTGGCCCTGCGGGTGGGCATAGACCGCTGGGAGATCCGATGGCGTAACGCATTGGACGTCGGCGACGTCTTCGCCACCGGCCAGAAGCTGGGGCCGGGCGTCGGCCTCAAGAAGACGCTGCTCGCGGTGCGCGACGCCTTTCGCTCGGCGCGCTACGCCGGCATCGCCTGCGCCGTAAAGAACACCGGGATCGGCAACGGCCTGACCGAGTACGGCAGGGCGGTGCTGCGCGTCGAGGAGGGCGGCACGGTCACGGTGTTTCACTCCTGGACCGAGATGGGACAGGGAGTTCATACCATCCTTCAACAGGTGGCCTGCGAGGAACTCGGCCTGACACCCGACCGGGTGGCGGTCGCGGTTGACACGGTGCGCGAGTTGGGCACCGGTGAGACCACGGCTTCCCGCGCCACGGTCCTCGGCGGGCTGGCGGTCATCGAGGCGGCGAAGCGCCTGCGGGCCGCGCTCGGGGGTGGCCATCTCGGGGGCGGTCGGCTCGGGGGTGGACGGAGCGGGGATGCTCGGCTGGAGTCGCTGGCCGGGCAGGAGTTCTACGGCGAGACCGTGATTGACTGGACCTCCAAGCCGACCCCGGGCGTGGAGGATCAGGTGACGCACTTCGCGTACGGCTGGGCCACCCAGGTAGCAATCCTCGACGATGACGGGCGGGTGGCCAGGGTGATCGCGGCCCACGACGTCGGCCGGGTTATGAATCCGACGCTGCTGGAAGGCCAGATAGAGGGGTCCGTCCACATGGGGATGGGGTACGCGCTCTCCGAGGAACTGGTGCTGGAGGGAGGGGTGCCGGTGACCGACACCCTCAAGTCGCTGGGCATCGTGCCTGCGGTGGGGATGCCTGCGGTTGAGTGCATCTTCGTCGAGGAGTTCCAGCCCGAGGGACCATACGGGGCCAAGGGAGTTGGAGAGATCGGCAACATCCCCACGGCCGCGGCGATCGCCGGCGCGCTGTGGTCCTATGACGGCATTCGCCGGACCCGGCTGCCCATGAAGGATTCTCCCGCGGCCCGAGGGTTCGTGCCCAAAAGGGCGCGGCCCGGCCGCGTTGAGGGTGTGTGA
- the arcC gene encoding carbamate kinase produces the protein MAGRTAVVAIGGNSLIKDSKRQTVQDQYEAARETCRRIAGMIRDGWDVTIGHGNGPQVGFILRRSELAAHELHEVPLDVCGADSQGAIGYALQQNLYNEFRRLGIKKDAVTVVTQVEVSADDPAFQKPTKPIGSFMDAEKARRRQAEEGWSVVEDAGRGWRRVVASPVPIRIVEEEAVKRLIGEGFVVITVGGGGIPVVADAEGNLRGVAAVIDKDLASSLLATVIGADLFVITTSVEQVALNFGKPNQQTIRRMTLSQAKEYLAEGVHFAKGSMAPKMEAVIGYLERGGGEALITNPENLERALGGETGTRITLG, from the coding sequence ATGGCCGGGCGTACCGCGGTAGTGGCGATCGGCGGGAACTCGCTGATCAAGGATTCAAAACGCCAGACGGTGCAGGACCAGTACGAGGCCGCCAGGGAGACCTGCCGGCGCATCGCCGGCATGATCCGGGACGGCTGGGACGTAACAATCGGGCACGGCAACGGACCTCAGGTCGGCTTCATCCTGCGCCGGTCGGAGCTGGCCGCCCACGAGCTGCACGAGGTGCCGCTCGACGTTTGCGGCGCCGACAGCCAGGGCGCCATCGGCTATGCGCTCCAGCAGAACCTGTACAATGAGTTCCGCCGGCTCGGCATCAAGAAGGACGCCGTGACCGTGGTAACGCAGGTCGAGGTGAGCGCGGACGATCCTGCCTTCCAGAAACCGACCAAGCCGATCGGGTCGTTCATGGACGCGGAGAAGGCCCGGCGCCGACAAGCCGAGGAGGGCTGGAGCGTGGTTGAGGACGCGGGAAGGGGCTGGCGGCGCGTCGTGGCCTCGCCGGTCCCGATCCGCATCGTCGAAGAGGAGGCGGTCAAGCGCCTGATCGGCGAGGGGTTCGTGGTCATCACCGTGGGCGGAGGCGGAATCCCGGTCGTAGCCGACGCGGAAGGCAACCTGCGTGGGGTGGCCGCGGTCATTGACAAGGACCTGGCATCGTCACTGCTGGCCACGGTCATAGGCGCCGACCTATTCGTAATCACCACCTCGGTGGAACAGGTAGCCCTCAACTTCGGCAAGCCCAACCAGCAGACGATCCGGCGGATGACCCTGTCCCAGGCCAAGGAGTACCTGGCCGAGGGCGTGCACTTTGCGAAGGGCAGCATGGCTCCCAAGATGGAGGCGGTCATCGGCTACCTGGAGCGGGGCGGGGGCGAGGCGTTGATCACCAACCCTGAGAACCTGGAGCGGGCGCTGGGCGGGGAAACCGGCACGCGCATCACCCTGGGCTGA
- a CDS encoding ornithine carbamoyltransferase, which produces MQTYLRGRDLITLQEWTKEEIDTALDVALDLKRSRALSQPHAILRDKVLAMLFFFSSTRTRASFEAGMAQLGGHAQFIESRTTQIAHGDTAKEIGEILGRYNDGLAIRHVDWMGGNKYIREVAAASRVPVLNMQCDIYHPFQALADLLTIIEKKGDPRGKTITVSWAYAASYQKPISVPQSLILLMPRFGMNVRLVHPPGFQLMPEIVGQAQENARRAKVGFEIMDDFEAGIRGTDVVYAKSWGALLTVKSDEEGAKHSAKYKDWITDERRMAMAGDDAIYMHPLPADRNIEVTDAVIDGPQSVVYDEAENRLHGQKAVMALTMS; this is translated from the coding sequence ATGCAGACATATCTCCGCGGACGTGACCTCATCACCCTGCAGGAGTGGACCAAGGAGGAGATCGATACCGCGCTGGACGTGGCCTTGGATCTCAAGCGCAGCCGAGCCCTCAGCCAGCCGCACGCCATCCTGCGCGACAAGGTGCTGGCGATGCTGTTCTTCTTCTCCAGCACGCGCACCCGCGCCTCGTTCGAGGCCGGCATGGCGCAGTTGGGCGGCCACGCGCAGTTCATCGAGAGCCGCACCACCCAGATCGCCCACGGCGACACCGCCAAGGAGATCGGCGAGATCCTGGGACGCTACAACGACGGCCTAGCCATCAGGCACGTGGACTGGATGGGGGGCAACAAGTACATCCGCGAGGTCGCCGCGGCCAGCCGTGTGCCCGTGCTGAACATGCAGTGCGACATCTACCACCCGTTCCAGGCCCTCGCGGACCTGCTGACCATTATCGAGAAGAAGGGCGATCCGCGCGGGAAGACCATCACCGTGAGCTGGGCCTACGCCGCCAGCTACCAGAAGCCGATCAGCGTGCCGCAGAGTCTGATCCTCCTGATGCCCCGCTTCGGCATGAACGTCCGGCTGGTCCACCCGCCGGGATTCCAGCTGATGCCCGAGATCGTGGGACAGGCGCAGGAGAACGCACGCCGCGCCAAGGTTGGGTTTGAGATCATGGACGACTTCGAGGCCGGCATTCGCGGCACCGACGTCGTCTACGCGAAGAGCTGGGGCGCCCTGCTGACCGTTAAGAGCGATGAGGAAGGCGCGAAGCACTCCGCCAAGTACAAGGACTGGATCACCGATGAGCGGCGCATGGCAATGGCCGGGGATGACGCGATCTACATGCACCCCCTGCCCGCCGACCGCAACATCGAGGTCACCGACGCGGTGATTGACGGGCCTCAATCGGTGGTCTACGACGAGGCCGAAAACCGGCTGCACGGACAGAAGGCCGTGATGGCCCTGACGATGAGCTGA
- the pyrB gene encoding aspartate carbamoyltransferase, whose amino-acid sequence MRSFLGRDILSLKDFERNEFFRVFQVADDLKPYARDRRNTDLLKHKTLVTAFYQPSTRTRLATEAAMIRLGGSVLGFSDAKMTRAGDFYQESIKDTVHMLEYYGDVIAMRHFQQGAPHEAARWASVPIINCGDGWGEHPTQVLIDLYTIQRELGTLDGLKVLCVGDMRMRTMHSILYAMSQFDMEAFVVSPPEMSLLPEFKAELDALSVRYREVATAEEVIGEADVIYMEPVVQPDYTKSRDERSGDVGLTPAAYKITRQLLRERGKSSAIVLHSLPRMDELTPDVDITRHARYWTEAFNGVVVRMALLALVLGAVE is encoded by the coding sequence ATGAGAAGCTTTCTCGGTAGGGACATCCTGTCGCTCAAGGATTTCGAGCGCAACGAGTTTTTCCGTGTCTTCCAGGTGGCGGACGACCTGAAGCCCTACGCGCGCGACCGGCGCAACACCGACCTGCTGAAGCACAAGACCCTGGTCACCGCGTTCTACCAGCCCAGCACCCGCACGCGCCTGGCCACGGAGGCGGCCATGATCCGGCTGGGAGGCAGCGTGCTGGGGTTCTCGGACGCCAAGATGACCCGTGCCGGCGACTTCTACCAGGAGTCTATCAAGGACACCGTGCACATGCTCGAGTACTACGGCGACGTCATCGCCATGCGCCATTTCCAGCAGGGCGCGCCGCACGAGGCGGCCCGCTGGGCCTCGGTGCCGATCATCAACTGCGGCGACGGCTGGGGGGAGCACCCCACCCAGGTACTGATAGACCTATACACGATCCAGCGCGAGCTGGGCACGCTGGACGGCCTCAAGGTGCTGTGCGTGGGCGACATGCGGATGCGCACGATGCACTCAATCCTCTACGCGATGTCGCAGTTCGACATGGAGGCGTTCGTGGTCTCGCCGCCCGAGATGTCCCTTCTTCCCGAGTTCAAGGCGGAGCTCGACGCGCTCAGCGTCCGGTACCGTGAGGTAGCCACGGCCGAGGAAGTCATCGGCGAGGCAGACGTGATCTACATGGAGCCCGTGGTCCAGCCCGACTACACGAAGTCCCGTGACGAGCGCTCCGGCGACGTGGGGCTCACCCCGGCGGCCTACAAGATCACCCGCCAGTTGCTGCGGGAGCGGGGCAAGAGCAGCGCGATCGTGCTGCACTCCCTGCCGCGCATGGACGAGCTTACCCCCGACGTTGACATCACCCGCCACGCTCGGTACTGGACCGAGGCGTTCAACGGCGTGGTCGTTCGCATGGCGCTGCTGGCCCTCGTGCTGGGCGCAGTGGAATAG
- a CDS encoding pyridoxal-phosphate dependent enzyme → MIACTGCGAAAPPGDPYPFRCPNAGRGDDTDHVMTAVLDPAGLRFPAYGPANPFVRYRELSHSYHLALAHGLTDADYVGLVERLDLAVAQVDGGGFEATPFFRSGPLGDRLGFAGGGVWVKNETGNVSGSHKARHLMGLLIHLEVVERAGLTARAGTEQAGAGAPDLAIASCGNAALAAAVVARAGGRRLQVFVPTSADPVVVSRLEALGAHLTICPREEGSPGDPTYHRLQQAVREGALPFTCQGPDNGLTIDGGKTLGYEIASDLASAGSTLDRLFIQTGGGALASSVIQALQDAVRLGALERMPRIHAVQTLGGHPLERAYGRLMERIGPSPEGGPEGRERIEEALRYAATHRSQFMWPWEEEPKSIAHGILDDETYDWLAVLRGMATTGGTPVLVSEETLKEANALAQAATGIGVDHTGSAGLAGLLRLHREGGIGSGERVAVLFTGVKR, encoded by the coding sequence ATGATTGCCTGTACCGGGTGTGGCGCCGCGGCACCGCCCGGCGATCCCTACCCCTTCAGGTGTCCCAACGCAGGCCGGGGCGACGATACCGACCACGTGATGACCGCGGTGCTGGACCCGGCGGGCCTTCGGTTTCCCGCCTACGGTCCGGCCAACCCGTTCGTCCGATATCGCGAGCTCTCACACTCTTACCACCTGGCCCTGGCGCACGGCCTCACCGACGCCGACTATGTCGGCCTGGTCGAGCGGCTCGACCTCGCGGTGGCGCAGGTGGACGGGGGCGGGTTTGAGGCCACCCCGTTCTTCCGCAGCGGTCCGCTAGGCGACCGTCTTGGATTCGCCGGGGGCGGCGTCTGGGTGAAGAACGAAACCGGCAATGTTTCCGGGTCGCACAAGGCGCGCCACCTGATGGGGCTGCTGATCCACCTGGAGGTAGTCGAGCGGGCCGGCCTGACCGCTCGGGCCGGGACCGAACAGGCCGGCGCGGGCGCGCCCGATTTGGCCATCGCGAGTTGCGGCAACGCGGCACTGGCCGCCGCAGTGGTGGCCCGGGCCGGCGGGCGGCGGCTCCAGGTGTTCGTGCCCACGAGCGCCGACCCGGTGGTGGTATCACGATTGGAGGCGCTGGGCGCGCACCTGACTATCTGCCCCAGGGAGGAAGGCTCCCCCGGCGATCCTACCTACCACCGGCTGCAGCAGGCGGTGCGCGAGGGCGCCCTGCCGTTCACCTGCCAGGGGCCTGACAATGGGCTGACGATAGACGGCGGCAAGACCCTGGGATACGAGATCGCCTCGGATCTGGCGTCCGCCGGCAGTACGCTGGACCGCCTGTTCATCCAGACAGGCGGCGGTGCGCTGGCCAGCTCCGTGATCCAGGCGCTCCAGGACGCGGTGCGCCTGGGCGCGCTGGAGCGGATGCCGCGGATCCACGCGGTCCAGACCCTGGGCGGCCATCCTTTGGAGCGGGCCTACGGCCGGCTCATGGAGCGGATCGGGCCGTCTCCTGAGGGCGGGCCGGAGGGCCGCGAGAGGATCGAGGAGGCATTGCGCTACGCCGCCACCCACCGTTCGCAGTTCATGTGGCCGTGGGAGGAGGAGCCGAAGAGCATCGCACACGGCATCCTCGATGACGAGACTTACGACTGGCTGGCGGTTCTCCGGGGGATGGCAACCACCGGGGGCACTCCGGTCCTGGTATCTGAGGAGACACTGAAGGAAGCCAACGCGCTCGCGCAGGCAGCCACGGGGATCGGTGTGGATCACACCGGCTCCGCCGGGCTGGCCGGGCTGCTGCGCCTTCATCGCGAGGGCGGCATCGGGTCGGGTGAGCGCGTGGCGGTGTTGTTCACCGGCGTGAAACGATGA
- a CDS encoding pyridoxal-5'-phosphate-dependent protein subunit beta — MRRLGLERELVDKTVYERAVGRFRDAGIVLPTFAELTDPARIPPRIREALSGVDPDAPHPLNLFRVHWFNGATRTDRVASPEHVVLPKALTGVEARIVVALGDRFPMIRAHKVLAAYGCIAPRIITGQFDPTAHRAVWPSTGNYARGGVAISRIMGCRGIAVLPQGMSRERFAWLERWIADPADIIRTPGTESNVKEIYDKCAELERDPTNIIFNQFCEFGNHLVHYLVTGKALGNLFESLAASEPGLRMRAFVSASGSAGTLGAGDYLKEQYGAKIVAMEALECPTMLYNGFGEHNIQGIGDKHIPLIHNVTNTDLVAAVSDQSTDRLDVLFNTPAGREYLVSRQGVPPAVIELLPALGLSSICNVLGAIKTAKHFGMGPQDVVVTVATDGAAMYATEREKSLRKYFPGGFDAVAAGATFAGHLGSVTNDHLLELTRVDRDRIFNLGYFTWVEQQGISIEEFEARRDQRFWQEMRAIIPAWDHLIEEFNGRTGAAA; from the coding sequence ATGAGGCGACTTGGGCTCGAACGTGAGCTCGTAGATAAGACTGTTTATGAGCGGGCGGTGGGACGTTTCCGCGATGCCGGGATCGTGCTGCCCACCTTCGCAGAACTGACGGACCCGGCCCGGATTCCGCCGCGGATCCGGGAGGCCCTCTCCGGCGTGGACCCGGATGCCCCACACCCGCTGAACCTCTTTAGGGTGCACTGGTTCAACGGTGCAACCCGCACCGACCGGGTGGCGTCGCCCGAGCACGTGGTGCTGCCCAAGGCGCTCACCGGGGTGGAAGCGCGCATCGTGGTCGCACTCGGAGACCGCTTCCCGATGATCCGCGCCCACAAGGTGCTGGCCGCCTACGGGTGCATAGCCCCGCGGATAATCACCGGGCAGTTCGACCCGACGGCCCATCGGGCTGTCTGGCCGTCCACCGGCAACTATGCCCGCGGCGGCGTGGCCATCTCGCGCATCATGGGCTGCCGGGGAATCGCCGTGCTGCCGCAGGGGATGAGCCGGGAGCGGTTCGCATGGTTGGAGCGGTGGATAGCCGACCCCGCGGACATCATCCGGACGCCGGGCACAGAGAGCAACGTCAAAGAGATCTACGACAAGTGCGCGGAGTTGGAGCGCGATCCGACCAACATCATCTTCAACCAGTTCTGCGAGTTCGGAAACCATCTGGTGCATTACCTGGTCACGGGAAAGGCGCTGGGGAATCTGTTCGAGTCGCTGGCTGCCTCCGAGCCCGGCCTGCGGATGCGCGCCTTTGTCTCCGCCTCCGGCTCGGCCGGCACCCTGGGCGCCGGTGACTACCTCAAGGAACAGTACGGCGCCAAGATTGTGGCCATGGAGGCCCTTGAGTGCCCAACCATGCTGTACAACGGTTTCGGCGAGCACAACATCCAGGGCATAGGTGACAAGCACATCCCTCTGATCCACAACGTGACGAACACCGACTTGGTGGCGGCGGTCTCGGACCAGAGCACCGATCGGCTCGACGTGTTGTTCAACACTCCTGCCGGCCGCGAGTATCTCGTGAGCCGGCAGGGTGTACCGCCCGCGGTGATTGAACTGCTGCCGGCGCTGGGGCTCTCCAGCATCTGCAACGTGCTCGGGGCGATCAAGACCGCGAAGCACTTCGGGATGGGGCCACAAGATGTCGTCGTCACCGTCGCCACCGACGGCGCGGCGATGTACGCCACCGAGCGGGAGAAATCCCTCCGGAAGTACTTCCCAGGCGGATTCGATGCGGTCGCCGCCGGCGCGACGTTCGCCGGACACCTGGGCAGCGTCACCAACGACCACCTGCTGGAGTTGACCCGCGTGGACCGGGACCGCATCTTCAACCTGGGCTACTTCACCTGGGTGGAACAGCAGGGGATCTCGATCGAGGAGTTCGAGGCCAGGCGGGATCAGCGGTTCTGGCAGGAGATGCGGGCGATCATCCCAGCCTGGGACCATCTGATCGAGGAGTTCAACGGAAGGACGGGAGCGGCCGCATGA
- a CDS encoding ABC transporter substrate-binding protein, translated as MRSLLAVFAAVLAVVVLAAGFGLAQPPARPGKQTTWKFTLDFIVQGPQAPFLVALEKGYYAAEGLNITVDRGFGSADAVTKIAGGAYNLGYADINSMIEFNARNPGRELVAIAVLLNEPPFSIITLRREGITRPIELYGKKLGAPAGDAPRRLWPLFARAVGMHPASVEWITMDVPLREPMLVRGDVNAISGFYFTSFLNLKAARVDPAEIVAFMYNDQGLPLYGNAIMAPATLLEKEPEAVRGFLRAFVRALKDTINNPSEAVAIVKRRDPLLREDVELERLQLALRHNILTKDVQSHGFGAIKGERMSRSVDLLTEAFALPVKPRWQQVFTDKFLPPKAERMLPVR; from the coding sequence GTGAGAAGCCTCTTGGCAGTGTTTGCGGCGGTGCTGGCAGTTGTCGTGCTGGCCGCCGGATTTGGCCTTGCCCAGCCGCCCGCCAGACCAGGTAAGCAGACGACGTGGAAGTTCACCCTGGACTTCATCGTACAGGGACCGCAGGCGCCCTTCCTGGTCGCCCTGGAGAAGGGCTACTATGCGGCGGAAGGCCTGAACATCACGGTTGACCGCGGCTTCGGCTCGGCCGACGCGGTGACCAAGATCGCCGGCGGCGCCTACAACCTGGGCTACGCCGACATCAACTCAATGATCGAGTTCAACGCCAGGAACCCAGGCCGGGAGCTCGTGGCCATAGCGGTCCTGTTGAACGAGCCTCCCTTCTCGATCATCACGCTGAGGCGCGAGGGCATCACGCGGCCGATCGAGCTCTACGGGAAGAAGCTGGGCGCGCCGGCCGGCGATGCGCCGCGCCGCCTCTGGCCGCTCTTCGCCCGGGCTGTGGGCATGCACCCGGCCTCGGTCGAGTGGATCACCATGGACGTGCCGCTACGTGAGCCGATGCTGGTCAGGGGCGACGTCAACGCCATCTCCGGCTTCTACTTCACCTCGTTCCTCAACCTGAAGGCCGCGCGGGTAGATCCGGCCGAGATCGTGGCGTTCATGTACAACGACCAGGGCCTTCCCCTCTACGGCAACGCCATCATGGCGCCGGCGACCCTGCTCGAGAAGGAGCCCGAGGCGGTCCGCGGGTTCCTCAGGGCGTTTGTGCGCGCGTTGAAGGACACGATCAACAACCCCTCAGAGGCCGTCGCCATCGTCAAGCGGCGCGACCCGCTGCTGCGCGAGGACGTAGAGCTTGAGCGCCTGCAGCTCGCGCTCCGGCACAACATCCTGACCAAAGATGTGCAATCCCACGGCTTCGGCGCAATCAAGGGCGAGCGCATGAGCCGGTCCGTTGATCTGCTGACGGAAGCGTTCGCGCTCCCGGTCAAGCCCAGGTGGCAGCAGGTCTTCACCGACAAGTTCCTCCCGCCCAAGGCGGAGCGTATGCTTCCCGTGAGGTAG
- a CDS encoding ABC transporter substrate-binding protein, translating into MKRLLSLTVAAMIVVALIITAAATGSGLAQTPAKPGRTVQWKFTIDWVFDGSYAPFLLALEKGYYAAEGISLTIDRGFGSADAVSKVAAGAYNLGFADINTMIEFNARNPGRDLIAVAVPFDALPSSIVTLRKEGITRPIDLYGKKLGAPAGSAPRVLWPLFAKAVGMHPASVEWVTMSPPLREPMLLRGEVSAVAAFSFNAFITLKTARVDPADIVIFPYNEYGLPLYGNAIIAPPSLLKDEPEALRGFVRAITRAWKDAVANPSEAISSLKRRDPMISEDVERERLVLALQHVVLTKDVRSGGFGGVKGERLSRSIDLLAEAFSLPTKPAWQRVFSDKFLPPKSERMLPAR; encoded by the coding sequence ATGAAACGCCTGCTCTCGCTGACCGTCGCCGCGATGATCGTCGTCGCGCTGATCATCACCGCAGCCGCCACCGGATCTGGACTCGCCCAGACGCCGGCCAAGCCCGGCCGAACGGTGCAGTGGAAGTTCACGATTGACTGGGTCTTTGACGGGTCGTACGCGCCCTTCCTGCTGGCGCTAGAGAAGGGCTACTACGCCGCGGAAGGTATCTCCCTCACCATTGACCGCGGGTTCGGCTCTGCCGACGCCGTGTCCAAGGTCGCGGCCGGCGCCTACAACCTGGGATTCGCCGACATCAACACCATGATCGAGTTCAACGCCAGGAATCCCGGCAGGGACCTGATCGCCGTTGCCGTGCCCTTCGACGCGTTGCCTTCCAGCATCGTTACGCTGCGGAAGGAGGGCATCACCCGGCCGATCGACCTCTACGGGAAGAAGCTGGGTGCGCCGGCCGGCTCTGCTCCGCGCGTGCTCTGGCCGCTGTTCGCCAAAGCGGTCGGCATGCACCCGGCCTCCGTGGAGTGGGTGACGATGTCCCCGCCGCTGCGGGAGCCGATGCTGTTGCGGGGTGAGGTCAGCGCGGTTGCCGCCTTCTCGTTCAACGCCTTCATCACGCTCAAGACTGCCAGGGTGGATCCCGCGGACATCGTGATCTTCCCATACAACGAGTACGGCCTGCCGCTCTACGGGAACGCCATCATCGCGCCGCCTTCCCTCCTGAAGGACGAGCCCGAAGCTCTGCGAGGTTTCGTCAGGGCGATAACGCGCGCCTGGAAGGATGCGGTCGCAAACCCCTCCGAGGCCATCAGCTCCCTCAAGCGCCGCGACCCGATGATTAGCGAGGACGTGGAACGGGAACGCCTGGTGCTGGCCCTCCAGCACGTCGTCCTGACCAAGGACGTCAGATCGGGCGGCTTCGGCGGCGTCAAGGGCGAGCGCCTGAGCCGGTCCATTGACCTGCTGGCCGAGGCGTTCAGTCTCCCGACCAAGCCCGCCTGGCAGCGCGTCTTCTCGGACAAGTTCCTGCCTCCCAAGTCTGAGCGCATGCTGCCCGCAAGGTAG